In Halichondria panicea chromosome 9, odHalPani1.1, whole genome shotgun sequence, a genomic segment contains:
- the LOC135341333 gene encoding TNF receptor-associated factor 4-like yields MSSFARRTSISKPSYGHDYKWVESPSEELLCKLCLRVATDPYQHRYGSRGCGKVFCKRCLVYHLDQVFKCPCCKKPPRMYENRQCAERISSLDVQCENQDNGCEWVGQLGSHNKHVKSCDYALILCPRSCLSHDGNKVTKLPRSELAEHLKQCPKRETKCRHCKVVGDHDTMADHSSKCPRVRVACPNHPCPAKTFRCNLSLHQARCRYEQVKCKYRKIGCWKTLPREDIEDHKDKNDGFHLEIACDQLVSLTKMLDFTIMSPFTFKVRHFEQQRTKNKLFCSHPFYTSSSGYKMFVKVYLNGRGQAKGSHVSAYVCIMKGENDSTLSWPFAGSMTIEILNQHVDKYHYQEVVVPGNDMQRVVQGEYGTGYGSPEFIAHDQLRFTRIINCLYLKDDTLIFRVSVHPRGYKPWLDCSMNAEQVSDSDSD; encoded by the exons ATGTCTTCTTTTGCAAGGAGAACAAGCATTAGCAAACCCAGCTATGGCCATGACTACAAGTGGGTGGAGAGCCCCTCTGAAGAGCTACTCTGTAAGCTATGCTTACGTGTAGCCACGGACCCCTATCAGCACAG ATATGGAAGCAGAGGTTGTGGAAAGGTGTTTTGCAAGCGATGTTTAGTCTATCATCTCGACCAGGTGTTCAAGTGTCCTTGCTGCAAGAAACCTCCAAGGATGTATGAAAATCGACAGT GTGCAGAAAGGATAAGCTCTCTTGATGTCCAGTGTGAGAACCAGGACAATggctgtgagtgggtgggccAGCTAGGATCCCATAACAAGCACGTCAAATCATGTGACTACGCCCTCATACTATGCCCTAGAAGCTGCCTGTCACATGATGGTAATAAAGTAACAAAGCTCCCTAGGAGTGAGCTAGCTGAGCACCTGAAGCAGTGTCCCAAACGAGAAACTAAGTGCCGACACTGCAAGGTGGTGGGTGACCATGATACAATGGCCGACCACTCTAGCAAATGCCCCAGGGTAAGAGTAGCTTGCCCCAACCATCCTTGCCCTGCAAAGACTTTCCGATGCAACTTGTCGCTGCATCAAGCTAGGTGCAGATACGAACAAGTCAAATGCAAGTACAGGAAGATAGGGTGTTGGAAGACGCTACCTCGCGAGGACATCGAAGATCATAAAGATAAAAATGATGGTTTTCATCTTGAGATTGCTTGTGACCAATTGGTGTCTTTAACTAAAATGTTGGATTTTACTATCATGTCCCCATTTACTTTCAAAGTGAGACATTTTGAACAACAGAGGACGAAAAACAAACTATTTTGCAGCCACCCGTTTTACACTTCATCTAGCGGCTACAAAATGTTCGTAAAAGTGTACCTCAACGGCAGAGGCCAAGCTAAAGGCTCTCACGTTTCTGCTTATGTCTGCATTATGAAAGGAGAAAACGATAGTACATTGAGCTGGCCATTTGCAGGGTCCATGACGATAGAGATTCTCAATCAACACGTAGACAAGTACCATTATCAGGAGGTGGTGGTCCCAGGCAATGATATGCAGAGAGTAGTGCAGGGGGAATATGGTACAGGCTACGGTAGCCCAGAGTTTATAGCACACGATCAGCTCAGGTTTACTCGTATCATAAACTGTCTGTACTTGAAGGACGACACACTGATCTTCCGAGTGTCAGTCCACCCACGAGGCTACAAGCCCTGGCTAGATTGCTCAATGAACGCAGAGCAGGTATCGGATTCTGACTCAGACTAA
- the LOC135341326 gene encoding serine/arginine repetitive matrix protein 1-like, whose product MTESHEKYVVTNCLKIAYDSLRVLGRFVQGSHLSPYKEFFEKLLDRKLDGEVPNSEVEAYYLNRLTESDFVNAAESRVFAGNYGDSDLIARLLSAVWDIELATPTRSSLCTGSNSESSRQLWEIFIRLDTESQLAVHIEDVCDLVLRIFKSNGHIEEPEMVQGWFNNQQTVQFWPFFEIMAENYKQYLQTPAVTELYTMISTEMIKDGKLSKKGHIVPNWKGRWFALTARSLTYREGKDTPILKTIVINEKSQVQNMPNTKGHLFRFRILDGVSTTPTEISATDEFTMREWMAFIRLAIKMHQIEGRNFLHKYRLAISSFPKSFFSQASAIPLFTAAPSLPQAKKSNTDPSHKGLRSSQSVPLASATYNGRSSEKTLPIIEQELDPTYDFADSALGNEPPPIPHQQFDSECDMSPPGGHSHLRRKSSLDSSEIDHIQVDGDLEYAVVTKVIKKKKNISVPEMATNYAENPMPPAPPHRTSSPIISTKSKSMDAPLPPLPPTIAPHASTPPAIPLHTSTSAHPLANTPQLPPPRRSPPGISKNTPFLDITSSAPLSQSPHSSPTPQRKGYAELQFENGNLNTSKTSPIPERRHQPDVPNKFSYSKLQFEGDKEKEKELESGEVSKKGKKPPPPPRYQGNMMKNLTESNLQKAENRGRSKPTSLPDIKAGQQNLDYAEVVFSNKTAVSPLVSRRILGAPSDDPPPGNQMTPTSVGTVEYATVILTPKVEVRTTKNDKDKPRPDGYENFDFNPILQKEKDSGYANFDFSPSPSAGRDSSNLTQGPTVVGSARLIRPDHPQPKPQPKPRASPRKAISAEDKGPVPPARKTNGSLANTDSY is encoded by the exons ATGACTGAATCCCACGAGAAATACGTGGTAACCAACTGTCTGAAAATAGCCTATGATTCGCTACGTGTCCTGGGGCGGTTTGTGCAGGGAAGTCACTTGTCACCGTACAAAGAGTTCTTCGAGAAGCTGCTGGATAGGAAGCTTGACGGGGAAGTTCCTAACTCCGAGGTAGAAGCGTATTACTTGAATAGGCTAACTGAGAGCGACTTTGTGAATGCCGCAGAGAGCCGAGTGTTTGCAGGGAACTATGGag ACTCCGACCTCATTGCACGTCTCCTATCCGCTGTGTGGGACATTGAGTTAGCCACGCCCACCCGTTCTAGCCTCTGCACGGGAAGCAACTCAGAATCTAGTCGTCAGCTCTGGGAGATATTCATACGGTTGGACACAG agagtCAGCTAGCAGTGCACATCGAAGATGTTTGCGACCTGGTTCTCCGGATCTTCAAGTCCAATGGCCACATAGAGGAGCCGGAGATGGTTCAGGGGTGGTTCAACAATCAGCAGACAGTCCAGTTCTGGCCGTTTTTTGAAATCATGGCGGAGAACTATAAGCAGTATCTGCAA accCCAGCGGTGACTGAGCTCTACACAATGATCTCCACAGAGATGATTAAGGACGGAAAGCTTTCAAAAAAGGGACACATTGTACCCAACTGGAAGGGGAGATGGTTTGCACTCACAGCCAGGTCTCTCACATACAGGGAAGGAAAGGACACACCCATTTTGAAG ACGATAGTGATTAACGAGAAGTCTCAAGTGCAGAATATGCCAAACACCAAAGGTCACCTGTTCAGGTTCAGAATTCTTGATGGAGTATctaccacacccactgagATATCGGCCACAGATGAGTTTACCATGAGAGAGTGGATGGCCTTCATCAGACTA GCTATCAAGATGCACCAAATTGAAGGCCGGAATTTTCTTCATAAGTATCGATTAGCAATCAGCTCATTTCCCAAGTCCTTCTTCAGCCAGGCGTCCGCCATACCCTTGTTCACAGCTGCTCCCTCCCTACCCCAAGCTAAGAAGAGCAACACCGACCCCTCTCACAA GGGGCTAAGGAGTAGCCAGTCTGTTCCACTGGCCAGCGCTACCTACAATGGTCGGTCTTCTGAAAAGACACTACCCATTATTGAGCAAGAATTGGATCCTACTTATG ATTTCGCAGACAGTGCGTTAGGCAATGAACCTCCCCCCATCCCACATCAACAGTTTGACTCCGAGTGTGACATGAGCCCTCCTGGCG GTCACTCCCATTTGAGAAGAAAAAGCTCTTTGGACTCTTCAGAAATTGATCATATTCAGGTGGACGGTGATCTGGAATATGCTGTTGTTACTAAG GTTattaaaaaaaagaaaaataTCAGTGTTCCAGAAATGGCTACTAATTATG CGGAAAACCCTATGCCTCCTGCGCCACCACACAGAACATCTTCTCCTATTATCAGTACCAAGTCTAAGTCTATGGACGCCCCCTTACCACCTCTGCCACCCACAATCGCACCACATGCCTCTACACCTCCAGCAATCCCACTGCACACCTCCACATCTGCACATCCCTTGGCCAACACTCCACAACTACCCCCTCCAAGACGATCTCCTCCTGGTATCTCGAAGAACACTCCCTTCCTCGATATTACAAGCTCTGCCCCACTCTCTCAATCTCCACACTCCTCCCCCACACCTCAACGCAAAGGTTATGCCGAGCTGCAGTTTGAAAATGGGAACTTAAATACCTCGAAAACGTCACCTATCCCAGAAAGACGACATCAGCCAGATGTTCCAAACAAGTTTAGCTATTCAAAACTTCAATTCGAAGgagacaaagaaaaagaaaaggaGTTGGAGAGTGGTGAAGTCAGCAAGAAAGGTAAGaaaccaccccctcctccAAGATATCAGGGAAATATGATGAAAAATCTGACCGAATCAAACCTACAAAAGGCTGAAAATAGAGGACGTTCTAAACCCACCTCCCTACCCGATATTAAAGCTGGTCAACAAAATTTGGACTACGCTGAAGTAGTTTTCTCGAATAAAACTGCCGTTTCTCCATTAGTATCTCGACGTATTCTTGGCGCACCTAGCGATGATCCTCCCCCAGGCAATCAAATGACACCTACATCAGTTGGAACAGTTGAATATGCTACCGTCATTTTAACACCAAAGGTAGAGGTGAGAACGACAAAGAACGACAAAGACAAACCTCGACCAGATGGTTATGAAAACTTCGACTTTAATCCAATTTTGCAAAAGGAAAAGGATTCTGGCTATGCGAATTTCGACTTTAGCCCCAGTCCTTCTGCGGGACGGGATAGTTCTAACCTTACCCAAGGTCCAACAGTGGTTGGTTCTGCCAGACTCATAAGACCAGACCATCCACAACCCAAGCCACAACCCAAGCCTAG AGCATCTCCACGGAAAGCAATCTCAGCTGAAGACAAAGGACCAGTGCCACCAGCGAGAAAAACTAACGGCAGCCTCGCAAACACTGACTCTTATTAG
- the LOC135341335 gene encoding galactosylgalactosylxylosylprotein 3-beta-glucuronosyltransferase 3-like encodes MLFRGPYRLAGVLLIFLVVNVFTVFFFTQHQLDQGESYTHQLLSKSLLITSLQQELKQTKAELQNLTELLTQKQTRVNVNFPTIYVITPTYQRWTQKADLLRLCMTLMHVPKLHWILVEDSDQQTRLVTRLLSGIESCKIDKSTQLNVRTPEQMRLSENEPKWKKNRGVEQRNLAIDWLRERQAGDGLNEKGVVYFGDDDNTYDPVLFEEMRYTTTVSVWLVGITGGLRFEGPLCKDGHVTGWYAEWGTTRKFPIDMAGFAVNLDLLVSKPTAYINPKALRGNLESSLLEHLVTKEELEGRPLDCKKVMVWHTRTEKPKMKQEDQLIQQGKPSNPHIEV; translated from the exons ATGCTATTCAGGGGGCCATACAGGTTAGCTGGAGTGTTACTAATTTTCCTGGTCGTCAACGTGTTCACAGTGTTCTTCTTCACACAACATCAACTTGACCAAG GTGAGAGCTATACCCATCAACTATTGTCTAAGTCGCTCCTCATCACTTCGCTGCAACAAGAACTCAAACAAACAAAGGCCGAACTCCAAAATCTCACAGAACTCTTAACCCAAAAGCAGACCAGAGTAAATGTTAACTTCCCCACCATCTACGTGATAACACCCACCTACCAAAGATGGACGCAGAAAGCTGACCTTTTGAGGCTGTGTATGACCTTAATGCATGTGCCTAAACTGCACTGGATCTTAGTGGAAGACTCAGACCAGCAAACTCGGCTAGTTACCAGATTGCTTTCGGGAATTGAGAGCTGCAAAATTGATAAGAGTACACAACTGAATGTAAGAACTCCAGAGCAAATGAGACTATCAGAGAATGAACCGAAATGGAAAAAGAATCGCGGAGTGGAGCAGAGGAACCTGGCCATTGATTGGCTGAGGGAGAGACAAGCAGGGGATGGTCTCAATGAGAAGGGTGTGGTCTACTTTGGAGATGATGATAACACCTATGACCCAGTACTATTTGAAGAG ATGCGCTACACTACTACTGTCTCTGTATGGCTGGTGGGGATCACGGGTGGGTTAAGGTTTGAAGGTCCGCTGTGTAAGGATGGTCATGTGACTGGATGGTATGCTGAGTGGGGCACTACAAGAAAGTTCCCGATAGACATGGCCG GTTTTGCCGTCAATCTGGATCTCCTTGTCTCCAAGCCTACAGCGTACATTAATCCTAAAGCGCTGCGTGGTAACCTTGAGAGCTCCCTGCTGGAGCACCTGGTAACCAAGGAGGAGCTGGAGGGAAGGCCACTAGATTGTAAAAAA GTGATGGTGTGGCACACTCGGACTGAGAAACCCAAAATGAAACAAGAAGATCAACTCATCCAGCAAGGCAAACCGTCAAACCCTCATATAGAAGTATGA
- the LOC135341331 gene encoding signal recognition particle subunit SRP54-like has protein sequence MVLADLGRKITTALRSLSNATIINEEVLLAMLKEICKALLEADVNIKLVKRLQENVKSAVNFEDMAAGINRRRLIQSTVFNELCRLVDPGVPAWTPTKGKNNIIMFVGLQGSGKTTTCTKLASYYQKKGWKTCLICADTFRAGAFDQLKQNATKARIPFYGSYTEMDPVIIAQEGVDKFKEDNFEIIIVDTSGRHKQEDSLFEEMLQVSQAVEPHNIVFVMDATIGQACEAQAQAFKDKVDVASVIVTKLDGHAKGGGALSAVAATKSPVTFIGTGEHIDDLEPFKTKPFVSKLLGMGDIEGLMDKVSELKLDDNQELLDKLKHGQFTLRDMYEQFQNIMKMGPINQIVGMIPGFSQDFMSSGNERESVARLKRLLTMMDSMNDKELDHPQGAKVFRQPGRIARVARGSGTSQREVQELISQYTKFAAMVKKMGGIKGLFKGGDMTKNVNPSQMAKLNSQVAKMIDPRVLQQMGGMGGLQNMMRQMQQGGGMGGAMGGFPGGR, from the exons ATGGTATTAGCAGACTTAGGAAGGAAGATCACCACGGCACTGAGGTCACTCAGCAATGCCACCATCATCAATGAAGAG GTCCTACTGGCTATGCTGAAAGAGATATGTAAGGCTCTGCTAGAGGCTGACGTCAATATTAAACTGGTGAAGAGGCTGCAGGAAAATGTCAA GTCAGCTGTCAACTTTGAGGACATGGCTGCCGGTATCAACCGTCGACGACTCATTCAGTCGACAGTGTTTAACGAGCTGTGCAGACTAGTCGACCCCG GAGTGCCAGCTTGGACCCCCACAAAGGGCAAGAACAATATTATCATGTTTGTCGGCCTCCAGGGGAGTGGAAAAACCACCACCTGCACCAAG CTTGCCTCCTACTACCAGAAGAAAGGATGGAAGACTTGCCTGATATGTGCCGACACATTCAGAGCAGGTGCCTTTGATCAGCTGAAACAGAATGCCACTAAGGCCCGCATCCCATTCTACGGTAGCTACACTGAAATGGACCCGGTCATCATAGCGCAGGAGGGGGTGGACAAGTTCAAAGAGGACAACTTTGAGATCATCATCGTCGACACCAg TGGTCGGCATAAGCAAGAAGACTCTCTGTTTGAAGAGATGTTGCAAGTCTCTCAAGCAGTT GAGCCACACAACATTGTGTTTGTGATGGATGCCACGATAGGACAGGCGTGTGAGGCCCAGGCCCAAGCGTTCAAGGACAAGGTGGATGTGGCCTCCGTCATTGTTACCAAGCTGGACGGACATGccaaggggggaggggcactcAGCGC TGTTGCGGCCACCAAGAGTCCAGTGACGTTCATTGGTACTGGGGAGCACATCGATGATCTGGAGCCATTTAAAACTAAGCCATTTGTCAGCAAGCTACTAG GTATGGGGGACATTGAGGGTTTGATGGACAAGGTGAGTGAGCTAAAGCTGGACGATAACCAAGAGCTACTCGACAAACTCAAACACG GTCAGTTTACTCTGAGGGACATGTACGAACAGTTCCAGAACATTATGAAGATGGGTCCTATCAACCAGATTGTT GGCATGATCCCCGGGTTCAGTCAGGACTTTATGTCCTCGGGCAATGAGAGAGAGTCAGTGGCAAGACTCAAGAGACTCCTCACCATGATGGACTCAATGAATGACAAGG AGCTGGACCACCCTCAGGGAGCCAAGGTGTTTCGTCAACCTGGTCGCATTGCTAGAGTGGCGAGAGGGTCTGGTACTAGTCAGAGGGAGGTGCAGGAACTCATTAGTCAGTACACCAAGTTTGCCGCTATGGTCAAGAAGATGGGCGGGATAAAGGGACTCTTTAAAG GTGGAGACATGACAAAGAACGTGAACCCGTCTCAGATGGCCAAGCTCAACAGTCAAGTGGCCAAGATGATTGACCCTCGTGTCCTGCAGCAGATGG GTGGTATGGGTGGTCTACAGAACATGATGCGACAGATGCAACAAGGTGGAGGAATGGGCGGGGCTATGGGAGGGTTCCCTGGTGGGAGGTAG
- the LOC135341332 gene encoding mucin-2-like produces the protein MSSVCPVWSPIATISSVQRISFIHASIVKKKMGKRIRRRFKKVIKTVTKIIFCRGCSTQVIPIDDNQTDTNPKHSKMKKQLKQKVMSRSAKNRAERPINETSTPITVVAATNYSTSTRTSIGSVDSETSTPITAVATTSHSTSAGTSIGPVDSETTTAVATTSHSTSAGTSIGPVDSETTTAVATTSHFTSARTSIGPAHSETSTTVAATVSSARTTGPDRCSPDASTHTNMVEQEYLQTNEDTVMLSVASEPVVISRTPSAELLEKLEKFIENQEVTSRPLPDHCEIVDASLPCNTEQDEPLKLSVSDMLCIQNDPDLADHIDRFQGGVTKREPLYIVIDIKLSSPTIFQFDQPLFREGCFASRVHRKKISLEYCLYGCENEFTGFVRVSDSVPAKKLFVHYTLDEWKSCADVSATLIRTNYKGEQTNRYVFDLPYFNPGCTDFALCLESEDRKSWWDNNSGKNYRVGLDYNY, from the exons ATGTCTAGCGTTTGCCCTGTGTGGTCTCCGATAGCAACAATTAGTAGCGTGCAGAGAATTTCATTTATTCATGCAAGTATTGTCAAGAAGAAGATGGGGAAGAGAATACGTAGAAGGTTCAAGAAGGTCATCAAGACTGTTACCAAGATCATCTTCTGTAGAGGTTGCTCAACTCAAGTCATCCCCATTGATGACAATCAAACTGATACAAATCCTAAACATTCCAAAATGAAG AAACAGCTCAAGCAAAAAGTAATGTCAAGGTCTGCAAAAAATCGAGCTGAGAGGCCAATCAATGAGACCTCCACTCCCATCACTGTGGTTGCTGCCACCAATTACTCTACTTCAACAAGGACCAGTATCGGGTCGGTTGATAGTGAGACCTCCACTCCAATCACTGCAGTTGCTACCACCAGTCACTCCACCTCAGCAGGGACCAGTATCGGGCCAGTTGATAGTGAGACCACCACTGCAGTTGCTACCACCAGTCACTCCACCTCAGCAGGGACCAGTATCGGGCCAGTTGATAGTGAGACCACCACTGCAGTTGCTACCACCAGTCATTTTACCTCAGCAAGGACCAGTATCGGGCCAGCTCATAGTGAGACCTCAACCACTGTGGCAGCCACTGTTAGTTCAGCAAGGACCACTGGACCAGATAGATGCTCTCCTGATGCCTCCACTCACACAAATATGGTAGAGCAAGAATATCTACAG ACCAATGAAGACACTGTTATGCTGAGTGTAGCAAGTGAACCTGTTGTGATCTCTAGAACACCTTCTGCTGAGCTCTTGGAAAAACTCGAGAAGTTCATAGAGAATCAAGAAGTTACCAGCCGGCCTTTGCCTGATCATTGTGAGATTGTCGATGCTTCCTTGCCTTGCAACACCGAGCAAGACGAACCATTGAAACTCTCTGTTTCAGACATGTTATGCATTCAGAATGATCCA GACCTGGCGGATCATATTGACAGATTCCAAGGGGGTGTTACCAAACGAGAACCTCTGTACATCGTTATCGATATCAAACTCTCAAGTCCTACTATCTTCCAGTTTGATCAGCCACTCTTTCGTGAAGGTTGCTTTGCATCCCGCGTTCACAGAAAAAAGATATCTCTAGAATACTGCTTGTATGGATGTGAAAATGAGTTCACGGGATTCGTACGGGTGTCTGACTCTGTACCAGCAAAAAAGTTATTTGTTCATTACACACTTGATGAATGGAAATCATGCGCAGACGTTTCAGCCACCTTGATTAGGACTAATTACAAAGGAGAACAAACTAATAGATACGTGTTTGACCTACCGTACTTTAATCCTGGCTGCACTGACTTTGCCTTGTGTTTGGAGTCCGAAGATAGAAAGAGTTGGTGGGACAATAATTCTGGCAAGAACTACCGAGTTGGActcgattataattattag
- the LOC135341334 gene encoding uncharacterized protein LOC135341334 — protein MLKFTLLVVLFASPSWAVLPQFSWDTLPVFFHSSNSTGKYNDDALKTIAKFQMATIEKWMGHDMKNIDDEDEMVLAMRAIKAANPKIATYFYMNSFKDRPEMTRMARELSEHPNYYLRDSNGTRVKNGQEFYAFDLSNPDVRQWWLNICLNATKFANGDGCYCDSSQSENSKFHPEPPAKKLKSWGEGMLNLTRDVQEALGENKLLIGKYSGQPYVKAVQLEFFEPKNDSIVSLMLGASHGQVVQAHVPVNVKCSSDLTNYLATFLIGAGQYSYFGCGNWNAAGNDTRPLTWRPEYDKPLGAPKSTGVYNSQTGVWSRLFASGTEVSFDTKTNKGTIKWSQ, from the coding sequence ATGCTGAAGTTTACGCTGTTAGTTGTGCTTTTTGCTAGTCCCAGCTGGGCAGTACTGCCTCAGTTCTCCTGGGACACGCTGCCTGTATTTTTTCACTCATCCAACTCAACTGGAAAGTACAATGATGATGCTCTCAAGACAATTGCAAAGTTTCAAATGGCAACAATTGAAAAGTGGATGGGACATGATATGAAGAATATTGATGATGAGGATGAAATGGTGCTGGCCATGAGAGCCATCAAAGCAGCCAATCCCAAGATTGCCACCTACTTTTACATGAACTCCTTTAAAGATCGTCCTGAGATGACACGGATGGCCAGAGAATTGTCCGAACATCCCAACTATTACTTGCGTGATAGTAATGGAACTCGAGTCAAAAATGGTCAAGAATTTTATGCTTTCGATTTATCGAACCCTGATGTCCGGCAATGGTGGCTGAATATTTGTTTGAATGCTACGAAATTTGCAAATGGTGATGGTTGTTATTGTGACTCTTCACAGAGTGAAAACTCTAAGTTTCATCCGGAGCCACCCGCAAAAAAACTAAAGAGTTGGGGCGAAGGTATGCTTAATCTGACACGGGATGTACAAGAAGCTTTAGGTGAGAATAAGCTACTTATTGGGAAATATTCTGGTCAGCCTTATGTCAAAGCCGTTCAATTAGAGTTCTTCGAACCTAAAAATGATTCAATCGTTTCTCTTATGCTCGGTGCCAGCCATGGTCAAGTTGTACAAGCACATGTACCAGTAAATGTAAAATGCTCAAGTGATCTCACTAACTACTTAGCTACATTCCTGATTGGTGCTGGACAATATTCCTATTTTGGCTGTGGGAACTGGAATGCTGCTGGAAATGATACTAGGCCTCTAACCTGGCGTCCCGAATATGACAAGCCTCTTGGAGCTCCAAAGAGTACAGGTGTGTACAACTCTCAGACTGGTGTGTGGAGTCGATTGTTTGCATCAGGAACAGAGGTCTCATTCGATACCAAGACCAACAAAGGAACAATAAAGTGGTCACAATAA